One Pseudomonas sp. FP1742 genomic window carries:
- a CDS encoding universal stress protein — protein MSEQSRFMLVVSPLMENSPAFDRAAALAKASDAALHIVAFDYLEGLATASMVNEQALEEMRLGYVERHRQWLEEQARPLRKIGVPVTTEVIWVERPLQEILIHLKEQPMAVLIKALEYESLLSRIMFTPLDIHLLRECPVPLHFVSHAKHALPRRILAAVDPFHSKTQYKDFNDRILREASKLASTCNAQLDVIYAHDLSSLSADEFDFDSSSALFSSGKAKTLFDAQADAFRDLAERNGIAPEQQHMIMGNPSKVITQYADAYDIDVIVMGRVGHRGVGRLVGSTVEHLLYKMPCSVWVVSPEEL, from the coding sequence ATGTCTGAGCAATCACGCTTCATGCTGGTCGTCTCGCCCCTCATGGAAAACAGCCCCGCGTTCGACCGCGCCGCTGCATTGGCCAAGGCCTCGGACGCGGCCCTGCACATCGTCGCCTTCGACTACCTGGAAGGCCTGGCAACGGCGAGCATGGTCAACGAACAAGCGCTGGAGGAGATGCGGCTGGGGTATGTCGAGCGCCATCGCCAATGGCTCGAAGAACAGGCCCGCCCCTTGCGTAAAATCGGGGTGCCCGTCACCACGGAGGTGATTTGGGTTGAACGCCCTTTGCAGGAAATCCTCATTCATCTCAAAGAACAACCCATGGCGGTACTGATCAAGGCACTGGAATACGAGTCGCTGCTGTCACGGATAATGTTCACCCCCCTGGATATCCATTTGCTGCGCGAATGCCCGGTGCCGCTGCATTTTGTCAGCCACGCGAAGCACGCGCTGCCGCGCAGGATCCTCGCCGCGGTCGACCCCTTCCACAGCAAAACTCAGTACAAGGATTTCAACGACAGGATCCTGCGCGAGGCCTCAAAACTGGCCAGCACCTGTAATGCCCAGCTCGACGTGATCTACGCCCACGACCTTTCATCCCTCAGCGCGGACGAGTTCGATTTCGACAGTAGCTCGGCGCTGTTTTCTTCTGGCAAAGCCAAGACGCTGTTCGACGCACAGGCCGATGCCTTCCGCGATCTGGCCGAGCGCAATGGTATTGCGCCAGAGCAACAGCACATGATCATGGGTAACCCGAGCAAGGTCATTACCCAATACGCCGACGCCTACGACATCGACGTGATTGTCATGGGCCGGGTCGGCCATCGAGGCGTGGGCCGCTTGGTGGGCAGCACGGTGGAGCATCTGCTGTACAAAATGCCATGCAGTGTATGGGTGGTTTCACCTGAGGAACTGTAG
- a CDS encoding universal stress protein, translating to MSQTQRLLLIAPQSMTRTPAFDRAAALARAMQSPLHIVAFDYLQALAVAGLFAPEQIAQARDGYLQTHRQWLAEQAQLISKHGVEVTSEVVWVQHPYEEILHFVNEMALSLIIKDAQEESALKRVFFTPLDWQLLRDCPVPVHLVTNALNPRPHNVLAIVDVLRSEEQDLVFNDQIIDAATKLAEQCEAKIELVHVYDWTAVYAMDMGAGALPLASGLYEAMGTAQHEAFAALAERHGVPPECRHFIEGAPLPSICKFAEDHRTDVIVMGTVQHSGLNKLLGTTAEQLLHRAPCSVLAIKPDRSLQP from the coding sequence ATGTCGCAGACTCAGCGTTTACTGTTGATCGCCCCCCAATCCATGACCCGTACTCCGGCGTTCGACCGGGCCGCCGCGTTGGCCCGCGCGATGCAGTCGCCGCTGCACATCGTGGCATTCGATTACTTGCAGGCCTTGGCCGTCGCCGGCTTGTTTGCCCCCGAGCAGATTGCCCAGGCCCGGGACGGTTATTTGCAAACCCATCGGCAATGGCTTGCCGAACAAGCCCAATTGATCAGCAAACACGGGGTGGAGGTCACCAGCGAGGTGGTGTGGGTGCAGCACCCTTACGAGGAAATCCTGCACTTCGTCAACGAGATGGCGCTGAGCCTGATCATCAAGGATGCCCAGGAAGAATCAGCGTTGAAGCGGGTGTTTTTCACCCCGCTGGACTGGCAGTTGTTGCGCGATTGTCCGGTGCCGGTGCATCTGGTGACCAACGCCCTGAATCCGCGGCCACACAACGTGTTGGCCATCGTCGACGTGCTGCGTAGCGAAGAGCAGGACCTGGTATTCAATGACCAGATCATCGACGCCGCCACCAAGCTGGCTGAACAGTGTGAGGCGAAGATCGAGTTGGTGCATGTGTATGACTGGACGGCCGTGTACGCCATGGACATGGGCGCTGGCGCACTCCCTTTGGCTTCCGGTCTTTACGAAGCCATGGGCACGGCGCAACACGAAGCGTTTGCGGCGCTGGCCGAGCGTCATGGCGTGCCGCCGGAGTGTCGCCACTTCATCGAAGGTGCGCCGTTGCCGAGTATTTGCAAGTTCGCCGAAGACCATCGCACCGATGTCATTGTGATGGGGACGGTGCAGCACTCGGGGTTGAACAAGCTGTTGGGGACCACTGCCGAACAGCTCTTGCACCGCGCCCCTTGCAGTGTGCTGGCGATCAAACCCGACAGGTCGTTGCAACCCTGA
- a CDS encoding MBL fold metallo-hydrolase RNA specificity domain-containing protein has product MRMTFLGAAGTVTGSKYLLEHRDQHVLIDCGLFQGYKQLRLHNWDPFQLPVRDLEAIVLTHAHLDHSGYLPVLVRNGYRGPVYATPATCELVKILLRDSGRLQEEEAEFANRHGFSKHSPALPLYTEQDAERALKLLRPVQLHHRVDIVPGMSILLRGAGHILGAATVEIVADGVTLVCSGDLGRPNDPLMFAPETVEQADYLLVESTYGDRRHPDEPPEEQLAEVITRTALRHGITLVPSFAVGRAQLLMYHLYRLQQKHAIPDLPIYLNSPMATDVTRLYQRFRSEHRLSLEECEGMCHVTRFVRSTRDSIDLDQQRTPAVIIAASGMATGGRVLHHLKALAPNPLNTLLVPGFQAGGTRGAQIIAGAPSVRIHGKDVPIRAEVVPMQTLSAHADADEIMAWLRGFKRPPKHTYVVHGEPNASDVLRRRISQELGWSVSVPEYRDNVELKPL; this is encoded by the coding sequence ATGCGAATGACATTTCTCGGTGCCGCGGGCACGGTCACAGGCAGCAAGTACCTGCTGGAACATCGCGACCAGCATGTGTTGATCGATTGCGGCCTGTTCCAGGGCTATAAACAACTGCGCTTGCACAACTGGGACCCGTTCCAGTTGCCGGTTCGCGACCTCGAAGCCATTGTGCTGACCCACGCTCATCTGGACCACAGCGGCTACCTGCCGGTGTTGGTGCGCAACGGTTATCGCGGCCCGGTGTATGCCACGCCAGCCACCTGTGAACTGGTGAAAATCCTGCTGCGCGACAGCGGCCGCTTGCAGGAAGAAGAGGCCGAATTCGCCAATCGCCATGGCTTCTCCAAACACTCTCCGGCCTTGCCGCTGTACACCGAGCAAGACGCCGAGCGGGCATTGAAATTGCTGCGGCCGGTGCAGTTGCACCACCGGGTCGATATTGTCCCGGGGATGAGCATTCTGTTGCGCGGTGCCGGGCATATTCTGGGCGCTGCCACCGTGGAAATCGTCGCCGACGGCGTCACGCTCGTGTGCTCCGGGGATCTGGGGCGGCCGAACGATCCATTGATGTTCGCCCCGGAGACAGTCGAGCAGGCCGATTACCTGCTGGTGGAGTCGACTTACGGTGACCGTCGGCATCCCGACGAGCCCCCGGAGGAACAATTGGCCGAAGTCATCACCCGTACCGCGCTGCGCCATGGCATCACGCTGGTGCCCTCGTTCGCGGTCGGTCGTGCGCAATTGCTGATGTACCACCTGTATCGCTTGCAACAAAAACACGCGATTCCCGACCTGCCGATCTATCTCAACAGCCCCATGGCCACCGACGTCACGCGGTTGTACCAGCGCTTTCGCAGCGAACACCGCTTGTCCCTGGAAGAGTGCGAAGGCATGTGCCATGTCACGCGTTTTGTGCGTTCCACCAGAGACTCCATCGACCTGGACCAGCAGCGCACACCCGCGGTGATCATCGCCGCCAGCGGCATGGCCACTGGCGGGCGGGTGCTGCACCACCTCAAGGCGCTGGCGCCCAACCCGCTCAATACGCTGTTGGTGCCGGGCTTTCAGGCGGGCGGCACCCGCGGCGCGCAGATCATCGCAGGCGCTCCGTCGGTACGTATTCACGGCAAGGACGTGCCGATCCGCGCTGAAGTGGTGCCGATGCAAACCCTGTCCGCGCACGCCGACGCCGATGAAATCATGGCGTGGTTGCGCGGCTTCAAGCGGCCACCGAAACACACTTATGTGGTACATGGCGAACCCAACGCCTCGGATGTATTGCGCCGGCGCATCAGCCAGGAACTGGGCTGGTCGGTCTCGGTGCCGGAGTACCGCGACAACGTGGAACTGAAGCCTCTTTAG
- a CDS encoding DUF4010 domain-containing protein — MNDTLSLAGAAAALGIGMLIGLERERHKGRGDSRACAGLRTFAITALLGYVAMQVGGGLLVGIMAVSVALLVTVAYWRSLGTDPGVTSEVALFTVLALGALCGSAPELAIAIGVMVAGLLTYRQKLHHFARSQLTEGEMRDGLVLLVAALVVLPLAPDRFIGPYAAINLRTICTLTVLLMAVGAVGHIAVRTLGARYGYVVSAIASGFASSIATIAAMGHLAAKEPDNLKILSAAAMLSNLATVIQVGLILGAVDIGLLRYMWGALLLGVAATALYGLSLMLLKPASGANQPIKVGGAFNLKLALALTLAMTGMTFLSSMVLSRFGEIGVMVTAMLTGFADIHTSTASVGALAKAGLLPFDAIAAPTLVAVSSNSLSKCLVAWVSGGRRFAAYVIPGQVLLTLAMWAGILLH, encoded by the coding sequence ATGAACGACACCTTGAGCCTGGCAGGCGCGGCAGCTGCGCTGGGGATCGGCATGCTCATCGGCCTTGAACGTGAACGGCACAAGGGGCGGGGAGACAGTCGCGCCTGTGCCGGATTGCGCACGTTCGCGATCACCGCGTTGCTGGGTTATGTGGCGATGCAGGTCGGTGGCGGTTTGCTGGTGGGCATCATGGCGGTTTCGGTGGCCTTGCTGGTCACCGTGGCTTACTGGCGGAGCCTGGGCACTGATCCTGGTGTCACCAGTGAAGTGGCGTTATTCACGGTATTGGCGTTGGGGGCATTGTGTGGCTCCGCGCCCGAGCTGGCCATCGCCATTGGCGTGATGGTGGCGGGGCTGCTGACGTATCGCCAGAAACTGCACCATTTCGCGCGCAGCCAATTGACCGAAGGGGAAATGCGCGACGGTCTGGTGCTGTTGGTCGCTGCCCTGGTGGTGTTGCCATTGGCGCCGGATCGCTTTATCGGCCCCTATGCCGCCATCAATCTGCGCACCATTTGCACCCTGACGGTGTTGCTGATGGCCGTCGGGGCCGTAGGGCATATTGCCGTTCGTACCTTGGGTGCCCGTTACGGCTATGTGGTCAGCGCCATCGCCTCCGGGTTCGCTTCCAGCATCGCGACCATCGCCGCGATGGGGCACCTTGCCGCCAAGGAGCCGGACAACCTCAAAATCCTCAGTGCGGCAGCGATGCTGTCCAATCTGGCCACGGTGATTCAGGTCGGCTTGATCCTGGGGGCGGTCGATATCGGTCTATTGCGGTACATGTGGGGGGCGCTGTTGTTGGGTGTCGCCGCCACGGCGCTGTATGGCCTGAGCCTGATGTTGCTCAAACCGGCGAGCGGCGCGAACCAGCCGATCAAGGTCGGCGGCGCGTTCAACCTCAAGCTGGCCTTGGCCCTGACGCTGGCCATGACCGGCATGACCTTCCTGTCGTCGATGGTGCTCAGCCGCTTTGGCGAGATAGGCGTGATGGTCACGGCGATGCTTACCGGTTTCGCCGATATCCATACTTCGACGGCGTCCGTTGGCGCCCTGGCCAAGGCCGGGCTGTTGCCGTTCGACGCCATTGCCGCGCCCACGCTGGTTGCCGTGAGCAGTAACTCCCTGAGCAAATGCCTGGTGGCCTGGGTCAGCGGCGGGCGCCGGTTCGCCGCGTATGTCATTCCCGGCCAGGTCTTGCTGACGTTGGCGATGTGGGCGGGCATCTTGCTGCATTGA
- a CDS encoding BON domain-containing protein has translation MNDLSLRQSIMDELEFQPEIDAANIGVTVDNGVVTLTGHVKSYAQKVSAERAVKSIKGVRAVAEEIQVRPMKSAGTADDAIASRALNILTWSSDIPEQDIKVIVQKGWITLEGEVDWQYQKETAEMAVRKLSGVVGVDNRLTLRPQVNVEDIQRRIEEALKRNAEVDAQEIHVKVEGDVVKLEGKVHLWRERKIAERAAWSVPGVRQVDDHLRIA, from the coding sequence ATGAACGACTTGAGTCTGCGTCAGAGCATTATGGATGAGCTTGAATTCCAGCCTGAGATCGATGCCGCCAACATCGGGGTAACCGTGGACAACGGCGTCGTCACGCTCACCGGGCACGTTAAAAGCTACGCGCAAAAAGTCAGCGCGGAACGCGCGGTAAAAAGCATAAAAGGGGTACGCGCCGTGGCCGAAGAAATTCAGGTCAGGCCGATGAAAAGCGCCGGCACGGCGGACGACGCCATTGCCTCCCGCGCCTTGAACATCCTCACCTGGAGCTCCGATATTCCTGAGCAGGACATCAAAGTCATCGTGCAGAAAGGGTGGATCACCCTTGAAGGCGAAGTGGACTGGCAGTACCAGAAAGAAACCGCCGAGATGGCCGTGCGCAAGCTGTCGGGAGTGGTAGGCGTGGACAATCGGCTCACCCTTCGCCCGCAGGTGAACGTGGAGGATATCCAGCGTCGTATCGAAGAAGCCCTCAAGCGCAACGCCGAAGTCGATGCCCAGGAAATTCACGTCAAGGTCGAAGGCGATGTGGTGAAGCTGGAAGGCAAGGTACATTTGTGGCGCGAACGCAAGATCGCCGAACGTGCCGCCTGGTCAGTGCCGGGGGTGAGGCAAGTTGATGATCATCTGCGCATTGCCTGA
- a CDS encoding cation-translocating P-type ATPase, whose translation MSRTVESGSPRITSPYLKDVETIARELDTDIGTGLSSAQAQARLNRDGPNELRTQPVKPAWRYLLAQFQDPLVYLLFAAVAITLVTWFLMDGRDWPVDALVILLIVLVNALLGFFQETRSQRAVAALAKLTQTSSSVMRDGTVARIPSHHLVIGDLLVLSEGDSVGADARLVQANALRVMEASLTGESEAVCKDTLRLDSEVPLAERANMVFKGTAIVQGVGLGIVTAVGMATEVGAIAHLMDVTPEEVTPLQKEVREIGKMIGLAVLVIASVVVATVLMLTDVRGVDDLLQVVLLGVSLAVAAVPEGLPAVLSLVLAFGMLRMARSKAIIKRLSSVETLGSASVICTDKTGTLTRSEMTIQQTMTASGKGMVSGVGYAPQGQIHHQDVPLSSGPVHSENVLLLRGGSLAGNAALTQQEDGTWVIRGDPTEGAFLVAERKLDAPARSQERFERVAEIPFTSARKMMSAVVIDHEHNDERLLISKGAPDVLLQHCTHVQVGMDVVPLTDDLRAKAVADVNELSSAALRTLSVAYRPLAPGEEVAAGEALETALVFIGTVGISDPPREEVAPAIAQAHRAGIRIIMITGDHPRTAARIAEDLGIIQAGAGALTGADLDKLDDAALAEAVKSTSVYARVAPSHKLRIVDALQAQGHVVAMTGDGVNDAPALKSADIGIAMGITGTEVTKQAGKMILADDNFATIVSAVREGRGILDNIRKFLRYLLSSNMGEVLTVFLAVIGAGVIGLVDERGGIVLPLLATQILWINLITDAAPAIAMGLDPHDEGVMRRSPRKPTDRIIDARMWSGVLQVGLVMALASLLTVDWMLPDGLIPGHESLVQARTAGFTVLVLAQLFNALSARSESASAFIGLFANRWLWGAIALALTLQIAVVHWSPLNKAFGTSALTLSQWGFCFAMASTVFWFSELRKLVLRLKNPEHQVAVQRPAVHQ comes from the coding sequence ATGAGCAGGACAGTTGAGTCTGGTAGCCCCCGTATAACATCCCCATACCTTAAAGATGTGGAGACGATTGCCCGTGAGCTGGACACAGACATCGGCACGGGCTTATCCAGTGCGCAAGCCCAGGCCCGGTTGAACCGTGACGGACCCAATGAGTTACGGACCCAACCGGTCAAACCCGCCTGGCGTTATCTTCTGGCGCAGTTTCAGGATCCGCTGGTGTATCTGCTGTTCGCCGCGGTGGCCATCACCCTGGTCACCTGGTTCCTGATGGATGGCCGCGATTGGCCGGTCGATGCATTGGTCATCCTTCTGATTGTGCTGGTTAATGCGCTCCTGGGGTTTTTCCAGGAAACCCGCTCACAACGAGCTGTTGCGGCGTTGGCCAAACTGACTCAAACCTCTTCTTCAGTCATGCGCGATGGCACCGTGGCGCGTATCCCCAGTCATCACCTGGTGATTGGGGACCTGCTGGTGTTATCCGAAGGCGACTCGGTGGGCGCCGATGCTCGACTCGTTCAGGCCAATGCCTTGCGGGTAATGGAAGCTTCGCTGACCGGGGAGAGTGAAGCGGTTTGCAAAGACACCCTCCGTCTGGACAGCGAAGTGCCCTTGGCAGAGCGCGCCAACATGGTTTTCAAAGGCACGGCCATCGTTCAGGGGGTGGGGCTCGGCATTGTCACGGCGGTCGGCATGGCGACGGAGGTAGGGGCGATAGCGCACCTGATGGATGTCACGCCCGAAGAGGTGACACCTCTGCAAAAGGAGGTGCGCGAGATAGGCAAGATGATTGGCCTCGCGGTGCTGGTCATCGCCTCGGTTGTCGTCGCGACCGTGCTGATGCTCACTGATGTTCGGGGTGTCGACGATTTACTGCAGGTTGTCCTGCTGGGTGTGTCCCTGGCGGTGGCTGCGGTGCCAGAGGGGCTGCCCGCTGTTCTGTCGCTGGTGCTGGCGTTCGGCATGCTGCGGATGGCGCGCAGCAAAGCCATCATCAAGCGCCTGTCTTCAGTGGAGACCTTGGGCTCTGCATCGGTCATCTGCACCGACAAGACCGGTACGCTGACCCGTTCCGAAATGACCATCCAGCAAACCATGACTGCCTCGGGCAAAGGGATGGTCAGCGGTGTCGGTTACGCCCCGCAGGGGCAGATTCATCACCAGGACGTGCCCCTGAGCAGTGGCCCGGTGCACAGCGAGAACGTGCTGTTATTGCGCGGCGGAAGCCTGGCTGGCAATGCCGCGCTTACACAGCAGGAAGATGGCACCTGGGTGATACGAGGCGATCCGACCGAAGGCGCCTTTCTGGTGGCGGAGCGCAAGCTTGATGCGCCCGCACGCAGCCAGGAGCGCTTCGAGCGCGTGGCTGAAATACCGTTTACTTCCGCTCGAAAAATGATGTCGGCTGTGGTTATCGATCATGAGCACAACGATGAGCGATTGTTGATCAGCAAGGGCGCGCCCGATGTGCTGCTGCAACATTGCACCCATGTTCAAGTCGGCATGGACGTGGTGCCACTGACCGACGATTTGCGTGCAAAAGCCGTGGCTGATGTGAATGAGTTGTCGAGTGCCGCGTTGCGTACGCTTTCCGTGGCTTACCGTCCTTTGGCGCCTGGCGAGGAGGTCGCGGCCGGTGAAGCCCTTGAGACAGCGCTTGTTTTCATCGGTACGGTCGGCATCAGTGATCCACCGCGTGAAGAAGTCGCGCCGGCCATCGCCCAGGCCCATCGCGCAGGCATCCGGATCATTATGATCACTGGCGACCATCCGCGAACGGCCGCCCGCATCGCCGAGGATCTGGGCATCATCCAGGCCGGGGCCGGGGCGTTGACCGGTGCCGATCTGGATAAGCTGGACGATGCGGCACTGGCCGAGGCCGTCAAATCGACATCGGTTTATGCACGCGTGGCGCCCTCGCATAAGCTGCGGATCGTCGATGCGCTTCAGGCCCAGGGGCATGTGGTGGCGATGACCGGGGATGGCGTGAATGATGCCCCGGCACTGAAGTCGGCCGATATCGGCATTGCCATGGGCATCACCGGCACGGAAGTGACCAAACAGGCTGGAAAAATGATTCTGGCTGACGATAACTTCGCCACCATCGTGTCGGCTGTTCGCGAAGGGCGCGGGATTCTGGACAATATCCGCAAGTTTCTCCGTTACTTGCTGTCTTCCAACATGGGGGAAGTCCTGACGGTCTTTCTTGCCGTCATCGGTGCCGGCGTCATCGGCCTGGTTGATGAACGGGGCGGGATCGTTCTGCCGCTGCTGGCCACCCAGATTCTGTGGATCAATCTGATCACTGATGCGGCACCTGCCATCGCCATGGGGCTTGATCCGCATGATGAGGGGGTGATGAGGCGTAGCCCGCGCAAGCCCACGGATCGAATCATCGATGCAAGAATGTGGAGCGGCGTGCTCCAGGTCGGTCTGGTGATGGCGTTGGCGAGCTTGCTGACGGTCGACTGGATGCTGCCCGATGGTTTGATACCCGGGCATGAATCGCTGGTTCAAGCACGCACTGCCGGTTTTACCGTCCTTGTATTGGCGCAGCTGTTCAATGCGCTGAGCGCTCGCTCAGAGTCGGCCAGTGCATTTATCGGGTTGTTCGCCAACCGGTGGCTCTGGGGGGCCATTGCGTTGGCGCTGACTTTGCAGATTGCCGTGGTGCACTGGTCGCCACTCAATAAGGCGTTCGGCACGAGTGCCCTGACACTGAGCCAGTGGGGGTTCTGTTTTGCCATGGCCAGCACGGTTTTCTGGTTCAGTGAGCTGCGCAAGCTGGTTTTGCGTTTGAAGAACCCTGAGCATCAGGTTGCTGTTCAGCGCCCGGCAGTACACCAATAG
- a CDS encoding universal stress protein, which translates to MGQYQRLLLIADRTLHQSPALLRAVALAKASGAALDVWAFVDPAPIVHLWEEKIDEAGYQRYLRHCHRWVADEVERLSGQGVAVTVEAVFTTHPLLDILKTIEDLKPDLLIKDVTLEPALKRVFITPLDCHLLRECTIPVHLVNQIRYGLPHRVVAAVDPFDPQTQISGLNDTIIQTANALALQCDAPLHLLYAYDLSPAFNGDAPLIAGGWGMDFVEELRESLHRAFITLADRYGVPPERRHFVMGLPVPVISEFVEQYLADVVVMGTVHRVGLDRLIGSNTERALYSVPGSILAVRQPGSSVGRQADA; encoded by the coding sequence ATGGGTCAATATCAACGTTTGCTGCTGATTGCCGACCGGACCCTGCATCAGTCCCCTGCCTTGCTCCGTGCCGTCGCGCTGGCCAAGGCGAGCGGGGCCGCGCTGGATGTGTGGGCCTTTGTCGATCCGGCACCGATTGTTCATTTGTGGGAAGAAAAAATCGATGAGGCGGGGTATCAGCGCTATCTGCGCCACTGTCATCGATGGGTGGCCGACGAGGTCGAACGGCTCAGCGGGCAGGGCGTGGCAGTGACGGTTGAAGCGGTCTTCACCACCCATCCGCTGCTGGATATTTTGAAGACAATCGAAGACCTCAAGCCCGACCTGCTGATCAAGGACGTCACCCTGGAACCGGCACTCAAACGGGTGTTCATCACTCCGCTCGATTGCCATCTGCTGCGCGAATGCACGATCCCCGTGCACTTGGTCAACCAGATCCGTTACGGGTTGCCGCACCGGGTGGTGGCCGCCGTGGACCCGTTCGATCCGCAGACGCAAATCAGTGGCCTGAACGACACCATCATCCAGACAGCCAACGCGCTGGCGCTGCAATGCGACGCACCACTGCACCTGCTGTACGCCTACGACTTGTCGCCGGCGTTCAATGGTGATGCGCCGCTGATCGCCGGTGGCTGGGGCATGGACTTCGTCGAGGAACTGCGCGAGTCCCTGCACCGGGCGTTTATCACCCTGGCGGATCGCTACGGTGTTCCTCCCGAGCGTCGGCACTTTGTCATGGGCTTGCCGGTGCCGGTGATCAGCGAGTTTGTCGAGCAATACCTGGCGGATGTGGTGGTGATGGGCACGGTGCATCGCGTGGGGCTCGACCGCTTGATCGGCAGCAACACCGAGCGCGCATTGTACTCGGTGCCGGGCAGCATTCTGGCGGTCAGGCAGCCGGGTTCGAGCGTCGGGCGCCAAGCCGATGCCTGA
- a CDS encoding GNAT family N-acetyltransferase: MLTVKDHNDRAAAAYAAVTGKYWIEALRDGRHVLIRPLLEKDRDLEYAFIKRLSPESRHMRFLAQVNEPGAAMLDQLMDTDNKQRMAYIALVHENGKLIEIGISRYAATAEHECECAVTVADEWQHLGLGTILMEHLIKAARRNGFHQMYSIDAASNTSMRDLTKALGFERHNDPDDSRQVIHRLYMS; the protein is encoded by the coding sequence ATGCTCACCGTCAAAGACCACAATGATCGGGCCGCGGCCGCCTATGCCGCAGTCACTGGAAAATACTGGATCGAAGCGCTCAGGGACGGTCGTCACGTGCTGATCAGGCCACTGCTGGAAAAGGACCGCGATCTTGAATATGCCTTCATCAAACGCCTGTCGCCCGAGTCTCGGCACATGCGTTTTCTCGCACAGGTCAACGAACCGGGCGCCGCCATGCTCGACCAGTTGATGGACACCGACAACAAACAGCGCATGGCCTACATCGCGCTGGTTCATGAAAACGGCAAATTGATCGAAATCGGCATCAGCCGCTACGCCGCCACGGCGGAACATGAGTGCGAATGCGCGGTGACGGTCGCTGATGAATGGCAGCACTTGGGCCTGGGCACCATTTTGATGGAACATCTGATCAAGGCTGCCCGCAGAAACGGTTTTCATCAGATGTATTCGATCGACGCCGCCAGCAATACCTCCATGCGCGATCTGACCAAAGCCTTGGGTTTCGAGCGGCACAATGATCCCGACGACAGCCGTCAGGTCATCCATCGTCTGTATATGTCGTAA
- a CDS encoding universal stress protein, giving the protein MKIQRLLLIAPTEMIRTPAFERARSLACATGAVLHIVAFDYVQALAAAGLFDHDAMAQAREGYLQVHRQWLEQQARFQRCEGVQVTTEVVWARPTLAHLLEYVNDFHADLVIKDTHRVSALDRAFHRPLDWQLLRDCPAPLHLVIDATHPKPSSILATIDLSHLEELTQGLNDRILDLASSLAESCGAALHLLNVSGWSELGEAEVNVPTATLGGSLRDAVSDAQLEAFEALAERYGIEKQQRHLLPGTPSEVIARFAEQHAFDMVVLGTTYHRGIDMFIGSTAESVLNRSPCSLTIVKPLPRLD; this is encoded by the coding sequence GTGAAAATTCAACGTTTGTTATTGATTGCCCCGACTGAAATGATCCGCACCCCGGCGTTCGAACGGGCGCGGTCCCTGGCCTGTGCAACCGGTGCGGTGCTGCACATTGTCGCTTTCGATTATGTTCAGGCGCTGGCGGCGGCCGGCCTGTTCGACCACGACGCGATGGCCCAGGCGCGGGAAGGTTACTTGCAGGTACACCGTCAGTGGCTGGAGCAGCAAGCCCGGTTTCAGCGCTGCGAAGGCGTGCAGGTGACCACTGAAGTGGTGTGGGCCAGGCCGACCCTGGCGCATCTGCTGGAGTACGTGAATGACTTCCATGCGGACCTGGTGATCAAGGACACCCACCGCGTGTCGGCGCTCGACCGCGCCTTTCACCGGCCCCTGGACTGGCAGTTGCTGCGCGACTGTCCGGCCCCCTTGCATCTGGTGATCGATGCCACACATCCCAAACCGTCGAGTATCCTCGCGACCATCGATTTGTCCCATCTGGAGGAGCTGACCCAGGGGCTCAATGACCGGATTCTCGACCTGGCCTCGAGCCTGGCCGAATCCTGTGGCGCCGCCTTGCACCTGCTCAATGTCAGCGGCTGGTCGGAGCTGGGGGAGGCTGAAGTGAACGTACCGACGGCGACACTGGGTGGCAGTTTGAGGGACGCGGTCAGCGATGCTCAACTGGAGGCTTTCGAGGCGCTTGCCGAACGCTACGGAATCGAGAAACAACAGCGCCATTTGCTGCCGGGCACTCCCTCCGAAGTGATTGCCCGTTTCGCCGAACAACATGCCTTCGACATGGTGGTACTGGGCACGACCTACCATCGCGGGATCGATATGTTCATCGGCAGCACGGCCGAAAGTGTGTTGAACCGGTCACCTTGCAGCCTGACGATCGTCAAGCCATTGCCCCGGCTCGATTGA